One part of the Ziziphus jujuba cultivar Dongzao chromosome 2, ASM3175591v1 genome encodes these proteins:
- the LOC132800747 gene encoding protein FAR1-RELATED SEQUENCE 5-like: MIFAPLAGVNHHGQIVIFGCALLSGEKIESFIWLFNHLLDAMPRGSPQVIITDQDPAMTKAISQVLPSTCHRYCIWHILNKFSEKINTLVYRDNYHWFKNIIFNSETIEKFESSWVKLLKHTNLEDNTWLRQLYEICNKWVLVYFNYIFNVGMLSSQRAESSHAFLKRYISNKNSLMDFIVRFNRAVNHKKHDELVADHIDVNEQPKLKTMCPMETQMVKIYTKRNFKNFQDELFASSAYFLSCTFEDDESMLYNVQKAGGSYSSRSRQLD, encoded by the coding sequence ATGATATTTGCTCCATTGGCAGGAGTAAACCATCATGGTCAGATTGTCATTTTTGGATGTGCTTTGTTGAGTGGTGAAAAGATagaatcttttatttggttattcAATCATTTGTTGGATGCAATGCCAAGGGGTTCACCTCAGGTGATTATTACGGATCAAGATCCTGCAATGACTAAGGCTATTTCTCAAGTTCTTCCATCAACTTGTCATCGATACTGTATCTGgcatattttgaataaattttcagAGAAGATAAATACGCTGGTTTATCGGGATAACTATCAttggttcaaaaatataatttttaactcTGAGACCATTGAAAAGTTTGAAAGTAGTTGGGTTAAGTTATTGAAGCATACTAATTTGGAAGATAATACATGGTTGCGCCAACTATATGAAATCTGCAACAAGTGGgttcttgtttattttaattatatcttcAATGTAGGAATGTTGAGCAGTCAAAGAGCAGAAAGTTCACATGCATTTTTGAAAAGGTACATCTCaaacaaaaattcattgatGGACTTTATTGTACGCTTTAATAGAGCTGTTAATCATAAAAAACATGATGAGTTAGTTGCAGATCATATTGATGTGAATGAGCAACCAAAGTTGAAAACTATGTGCCCAATGGAGACACAAATGGTGAAAATATACacaaagagaaattttaaaaattttcaagatGAGTTATTTGCGAGTTCTGCATATTTCTTAAGTTGCACATTTGAGGATGATGAATCTATGCTTTATAATGTGCAGAAGGCTGGTGGAAGTTATTCATCAAGAAGTAGACAACTTGACTAG
- the LOC107418879 gene encoding protein ASPARTIC PROTEASE IN GUARD CELL 2, producing the protein MQRPAANSFTIISMFVSFVSLIFSTSISFTTAFDSPYKLSKISTNGVVLPLHLRENSMKSRFNIDDHSLVLARLARDKARLQQLTSSSSSSPSSAYSTIVKVFSGEYVVLMNVGDPPLQLDLLIDTTSSFTWWQCQPCEICYKQPLPNPIYDPRNSSTFRQVDCRAQYSSECDHTQPVIEGCYSRSDMRCRYRNTYESGFITEGTMGTEILADFYHQNITNSLTFGCGTKNVGGTHEFADASGILGFFPGRYSFPNLVHCNSSFSFCFPGYYDGGKGQLYLNITTTTRVVARLLLGYMKSFGLYYLAFNGIEMDGFTIPIPPEFWQTDGKGNGGVIIDMATIITKLPEKAYAIFKDYFLKSTDKSVPVLPGEEGLDTCFNLTGLSDWKMQGHYFPEVKLVFQSRPDPLDISNEQMIMDMGNGKHCLAVAPGGPTTILGSWILQRTLVEFDLSNALLKFDPRSCDLPF; encoded by the coding sequence ATGCAAAGACCTGCAGCCAATAGCTTCACTATCATCTCCATGTTTGTTTCGTTTGTAAGCTTAATCTTTTCCACAAGCATAAGCTTTACAACAGCTTTTGACTCTCCTTATAAGCTCTCAAAGATTTCTACCAATGGCGTTGTTTTACCTCTACACCTCAGAGAGAATTCTATGAAATCCCGTTTCAATATTGACGATCACTCCCTTGTCTTAGCTCGCTTAGCGCGGGACAAGGCAAGGCTGCAACAGCTAacttcctcctcttcttcttcgccATCTTCTGCTTATTCCACCATCGTGAAGGTATTTTCCGGCGAGTACGTTGTTCTGATGAATGTAGGCGATCCACCACTGCAGTTGGACTTGCTCATAGATACAACTTCTTCTTTCACTTGGTGGCAGTGTCAACCATGTGAGATTTGCTACAAGCAACCGCTTCCGAACCCCATTTACGATCCTCGTAATTCTTCCACTTTCCGACAAGTTGATTGTAGGGCGCAATATTCATCGGAATGCGACCATACTCAACCTGTAATTGAGGGTTGCTATTCAAGATCCGATATGAGGTGCCGTTATCGCAATACCTACGAAAGCGGTTTCATCACTGAAGGAACAATGGGGACCGAGATTTTGGCTGACTTCTATCACCAAAACATTACCAATTCTCTAACTTTCGGTTGTGGAACTAAAAATGTCGGCGGGACTCATGAGTTTGCCGATGCATCTGGGATTCTGGGATTCTTCCCGGGTCGATATTCGTTTCCGAACTTGGTTCATTGCAATAGTAGCTTTTCCTTCTGTTTTCCGGGCTACTATGATGGTGGAAAAGGGCAGCTGTACCTGAACATAACGACAACGACAAGGGTGGTTGCGAGATTGTTATTGGGTTACATGAAGTCATTTGGGTTGTACTACTTGGCATTCAATGGGATCGAAATGGATGGTTTTACGATCCCGATTCCTCCGGAATTCTGGCAGACTGATGGAAAAGGTAATGGCGGAGTAATAATCGATATGGCGACCATAATCACTAAGTTGCCGGAGAAAGCCTATGCAATTTTCAAAGACTATTTCCTTAAAAGCACCGATAAGTCAGTACCAGTTTTACCTGGTGAAGAAGGCTTGGATACTTGTTTCAACTTGACGGGGCTAAGTGATTGGAAGATGCAAGGGCATTACTTTCCTGAGGTGAAGTTGGTGTTCCAAAGTCGTCCAGATCCATTGGATATTAGCAACGAGCAGATGATAATGGATATGGGAAATGGGAAACACTGTCTTGCTGTTGCTCCAGGAGGGCCTACTACTATCCTTGGAAGTTGGATACTTCAGAGGACGCTTGTGGAGTTTGATTTAAGTAACGCGCTTTTGAAATTCGATCCCCGGAGTTGTGATCTACCCTTTTAA
- the LOC112491755 gene encoding probable sodium/metabolite cotransporter BASS1, chloroplastic isoform X1, whose protein sequence is MRAQWDIETRNEECWSPVVAVLQVVKITRMENFLHQLPAEMHCGCYVLCSFQSLVRPISGFLVCKLLNLPSHYAAGLILVGCCPGSGSANHCRHTF, encoded by the exons ATGCGGGCTCAGTGGGACATTGAAACAAGAAACGAGGA GTGCTGGTCGCCGGTTGTTGCTGTTCTGCAG GTTGTGAAAATTACAAGGATGGAGAATTTTTTGCACCAACTACCTGCAGAAATGCATTGCGGGTGCTACGTGCTATGCAGCTTCCAAAGCCTG GTGAGGCCAATATCTGGATTTCTTGTTTGCAAGCTTCTAAATTTGCCATCCCATTATGCAGCTGGTTTAATATTGGTTGGGTGCTGCCCTGGCAGTGGGTCTGCTAATCATTGTAGACATACTTTCTAA
- the LOC112491755 gene encoding probable sodium/metabolite cotransporter BASS1, chloroplastic isoform X2, producing MCWSPVVAVLQVVKITRMENFLHQLPAEMHCGCYVLCSFQSLVRPISGFLVCKLLNLPSHYAAGLILVGCCPGSGSANHCRHTF from the exons AT GTGCTGGTCGCCGGTTGTTGCTGTTCTGCAG GTTGTGAAAATTACAAGGATGGAGAATTTTTTGCACCAACTACCTGCAGAAATGCATTGCGGGTGCTACGTGCTATGCAGCTTCCAAAGCCTG GTGAGGCCAATATCTGGATTTCTTGTTTGCAAGCTTCTAAATTTGCCATCCCATTATGCAGCTGGTTTAATATTGGTTGGGTGCTGCCCTGGCAGTGGGTCTGCTAATCATTGTAGACATACTTTCTAA